The sequence below is a genomic window from Streptosporangium lutulentum.
AATGGCCGATCATGGTTTGCGTGCACCCGGGAATACACGCCGGGCTGCCCGAGCTCGGCACCGCGTTCATCAAGATCGCATCCCGGCTGGCGGGAACGCCCGGCGAGTTCTCCCGGCTGGAGCAACGCCCCCGGCGCGACCAGGCGCCCCTCGCTCCCGGGACTGTCCCGATCCACGTGGACGACCTGTCCACCGGATTCGCCGAAAAGGCGGCCGACGAGTTCGTCGAGGGCCTCGGCACGAAGTGCGAGGACACCCCGGCGAGCGGATACCGCGACATCGTGATCGCGTGGCTGCGCGGCAAGCCGCTCCCCGGCGGGCCGCTCCCCGAGCACCAGTACGCCGCCGCGTGGTTCTCCGGGCTCACCGAGGACCAGCGGCGCGACTGGCTCCGGCTGTACTACACCGACTTCACCGACTGCCGGCTACAAAACACTCACTTCGGAGGGCAGGCGGGGCAGACCGGTCCGACAGTGCAGCCGGGGCAGAGCGGCAAGACCGGCCAGGGGGCCGGGGGCGCCTCGATCACGCCGGTCCCGCAGATCCCGCAGGCCGAACCGTCCCACCGGGCGCCCGGCGTCGCTCCCTCGATCCCGTCGGCCCCTCCGTCGGCCTCACCGTCGGCCCCCTGGAAGTTCTCCTCCGGAAAACCCGATGCGAATCCGTCCCCACGCGGCTGACAAGATCGGCATAGGCTCCGCGTGAGAAAGCGCTCGCCCAGGGAAGGAGACCGGCGTGAAAGCCCCCTCAGAAGCACCTCCCGAGGCACCTCAGGCGCCGCGCAGGCGCCCCTGGCGCTTCTTCGCCGGGCTGCTCGTCGTCGTGATCATCCTTGTCGTGGGTGCCCGGCTGACCTGGTCGTGGCTCAACCCGTTCGGCGAGACCTCGATCGACCGCAGCCAGCCCGTGCTGCTGGAGTCCATTCACAATCTCAGCCGCTTCGAGGCGGCCACCGGCAACTTCCAGGTCATCGTGGACCTTGAGAAGGACGCGTCCTTCCTGCCCGACGCCGTCAAGGGCAGCCGGACACTCTTCGTCGGCGCGGGCGGCGTGGACGCCTACGTGGACTTCGGCGGCCTCACAGGCGGTGCGCTGACCGTCTCCCCCGACCGCGAAGAAGTCACGATCAAGCTGCCGCGCGCCCAGCTCGAGAAGCCCAACCTCGACAACGCGCGCTCCTACGTCTACGCCCAGCAGCGCGGGCTCTTCGACCGGGTCGAGGACTTCCTGTCCTCCTCTCCCGCCGACCAGCGGGAGCTCTACACGCTGGCCGAGAAGAAGATCGCCGAAGCCGCCCAGGCCAGTGATCTGCGCAACCGGGCCGACCAGAACACCAAGAGCATGCTCCAGGGCATGCTGAGCACCCTCGGCTTCAACAAGGTCACCGTCAAGTTCGCCGACGAGCCCTAGCGGGACCGGCGGGACCGGCGGGACGCGCTCGGGCGGCGGGAGGCGTGTCCGGGTGACGCCCGGCCGGAACCTCGGGTCGCGGATCTCGTTGGCCGAGAACGGCGGAGAGCCTTGACGGGATTTCCCGGCGCCGGGTTCAAGGATCCCGGATTCTCTCCGAGAAGGCGCTCACTTCATCAAGCGGCGACGCGATCCCCCGAATAGACGATCAGGGGAAATCCCAACATCAAGATTTTTCGGACGACTCCTCACCAAGCGCAGCCGGTCCCCCTGGTCTCCCATTCGCCCGAAGAGGCGAATGGGAGACCAGGGGACCGGAAATCCGCGATCGTGTCCACCGGACTTTCATATCTCCGCCCGGCTCCGCGAATATCGCCGAATAACTGAGGCCTCGAACGGAGACGGGCCGGGGGCGAGAGCCGAGACCGGTCAGCCGACGGCCGCCAGGAGTTCGTCGGCGGCCGTGTAGGGGTCGAGGCCGGTGTCCAGGACACGGGTGGCCAGGGCGTCCAGGCGGCTGTCGCCGTGCAGGTGGGCGAAGCGGGAGCGGAGGGTCGTGAGGGCGATGGCCTCGATCTCGTCACGAGCCCTGACGTGGTGGCGGCGGGCGAGTTCGCCCGACTCCTCAAGGTAGGCCAGGTGCTCGTCCAGGGCGTTGACCACGTCGTCGGCGCCCTCGCCCCGGTAGGCGACGGTCGGCACGATCGGCGGCCTCCACGCCCGCTCGACCAGGCCGATCATGTTGCGGAGCTCGCGGATCGTCGCCTGTGTCCCGTCGCGGTCCGCCTTGTTCACCACGAACACGTCGGCGACCTCCAGGATGCCCGCCTTGGCCGCCTGGACGCCGTCGCCCATTCCCGGGGCGAGCAGCACGACGGTGGTGTCGGCCAGCGAGGCGATGTCCACCTCGGCCTGACCGACCCCGACGGTCTCGATGAGGATGACCTCGCACCCGGCCGCCTCCAGGACGCGCAGCGCCTGGGGCGTGGCCCACGACAGCCCGCCCAGATGACCTCGGCTGGCCATCGACCGGATGAACACCTCGGGGTCGGTGGCGTGGTCCTGCATGCGGACCCTGTCGCCCAGCAGCGCCCCTCCGGTGAACGGCGAGGACGGGTCCACCGCGAGCACGCCGACTTTCTTGTCCCGCTTGCGGAACGCCTGGACCAGCATGCCGGTGGAGGTGGACTTGCCCACGCCGGGAGAACCGGTGAGCCCGATGATCCGGGCCCGGTGCGGCCGGTCGGCGCAGAGCTCGACCATGATCTCCCGAAGCAGGGGCGAGCCGTTCTCCACCATGGAGATCAGCCGGGCCACGGCCCGCGGCTGACCGTCTCTCGCCCGCGCGATCAGGTCGGAGACCTCCACGGTCAGGCCGAGGGGAC
It includes:
- a CDS encoding DUF4230 domain-containing protein, whose amino-acid sequence is MKAPSEAPPEAPQAPRRRPWRFFAGLLVVVIILVVGARLTWSWLNPFGETSIDRSQPVLLESIHNLSRFEAATGNFQVIVDLEKDASFLPDAVKGSRTLFVGAGGVDAYVDFGGLTGGALTVSPDREEVTIKLPRAQLEKPNLDNARSYVYAQQRGLFDRVEDFLSSSPADQRELYTLAEKKIAEAAQASDLRNRADQNTKSMLQGMLSTLGFNKVTVKFADEP
- the meaB gene encoding methylmalonyl Co-A mutase-associated GTPase MeaB, coding for MEVSDLIARARDGQPRAVARLISMVENGSPLLREIMVELCADRPHRARIIGLTGSPGVGKSTSTGMLVQAFRKRDKKVGVLAVDPSSPFTGGALLGDRVRMQDHATDPEVFIRSMASRGHLGGLSWATPQALRVLEAAGCEVILIETVGVGQAEVDIASLADTTVVLLAPGMGDGVQAAKAGILEVADVFVVNKADRDGTQATIRELRNMIGLVERAWRPPIVPTVAYRGEGADDVVNALDEHLAYLEESGELARRHHVRARDEIEAIALTTLRSRFAHLHGDSRLDALATRVLDTGLDPYTAADELLAAVG